A window of the Cicer arietinum cultivar CDC Frontier isolate Library 1 chromosome 6, Cicar.CDCFrontier_v2.0, whole genome shotgun sequence genome harbors these coding sequences:
- the LOC101505911 gene encoding uncharacterized protein, whose translation MEKVRKAAEALVEKTMKGNDASHDAAHVWRVRDLALSLASEEGLSSHPHSMEIVELAALLHDIADYKYLRDPSEEKTVQNFLEEQGVEENNKSKILEIIKEMGFKEEVAGQGNTEWSPEFGVVQDADRLDAIGAIGIARCFTFGGNKKRMLHDPAILPRSNLSKEQYMNKEEQTSINHFHEKLLKLKDMMKTKAGQRRAEKRHKFMEEFVKEFYDEWNGLI comes from the exons ATGGAGAAGGTAAGAAAGGCTGCTGAGGCTTTGGTTGAGAAAACGATGAAAGGGAATGATGCTTCACACGATGCTGCTCATGTTTGGAGAGTTCGTGACCTTGCTCTTTCACTTGCTTCTGAGGAAGGTCTCTCTTCTCATCCCCATTCCATGGAAATC GTAGAGCTTGCTGCACTGCTCCATGATATTG CTGACTACAAATACCTGAG GGATCCATCTGAGGAAAAAACTGTTCAAAATTTTCTTGAGGAACAAGGAGTTGAGGAGAACAACAAATCCAAAATTTTGGAGATCATCAAAGAAATGG GTTTCAAAGAGGAGGTGGCAGGACAAGGAAATACTGAATGGTCTCCAGAATTTGGGGTTGTGCAAGATGCTGATAGACTTGATGCTATTGGTGCTATAG GAATTGCGCGTTGCTTCACCTTTGGTGGGAATAAGAAGAGGATGCTGCATGATCCTGCAATTTTGCCAAGATCTAATTTATCCAAGGAACAATACATGAACAAAGAGGAACAAACTTCAATTAATCATTTTCATGAGAAGCTTCTCAAGCTTAAAGATATGATGAAAACCAAG GCTGGACAAAGGAGGGCTGAGAAAAGGCACAAGTTTATGGAAGAGTTTGTGAAAGAGTTTTACGATGAATGGAACGGCTTAATCTAA
- the LOC101493558 gene encoding uncharacterized protein translates to MCDDVEPNFDAMNDGVEPVMIDLTDVFTPDMMFDTRDELLKWVRNIGRENGIVVVIFRSKTATARPRTKTKLILGCERSGKYRPWKNPNLTRSTWTRKCDCPFRLRGTRSSVGDG, encoded by the coding sequence atgtgTGATGATGTGGAACCTAATTTTGACGCTATGAATGACGGAGTTGAACCTGTTATGATTGATTTGACTGATGTGTTTACCCCCGACATGATGTTCGATACACGAGATGAATTATTGAAATGGGTTAGAAATATTGGAAGGGAAAATggaattgttgttgtgatttttaGATCTAAAACTGCGACAGCACGACcaagaacaaagacaaaattaattcttggttgtgaaagaagTGGTAAATATAGACCTTGGAAGAATCCTAATCTTACGAGGAGTACTTGGACTAGAAAATGTGATTGTCCATTTAGATTGAGAGGAACACGATCAAGTGTTGGTGATGGATGA
- the LOC101493240 gene encoding uncharacterized protein, with amino-acid sequence MNAVENVFPKAMNLLCLFHICKNVKAKCKMTVFPKKKQVQIMEAWEALIYSYDEAQYYMKLAIFEGICSSCSIFYDYVHEQWLIPHKERFVEAWTNRVMHFGNTTTQRVESAHWSLKRILQDSIGDICSVWETINSMIVLQHNEIIASFEKSIIQKVHRYSNRLYANLRGVLSKNAIDHIAAEYDRVKYVSIDQTECRCTIRTTHGLPCACEIARYSMIPRSIPLDAIHGWWSKLTFHVDASSQPSELSVKHEIDVIVKKFEELDVPGKISLKGKLREIAYPSTTSMFPPVAKVKTKGAPKKDKSKVSKRDKSTKRDPSW; translated from the coding sequence ATGAACGCAGTTGAAAATGTTTTTCCAAAAGCAATGAATTTATTATGCTTGTTTCATATATGCAAGAATGTCAAAGCCAAGTGCAAGATGACCGTGTTTCCAAAAAAGAAGCAAGTGCAAATAATGGAGGCATGGGAGGCTCTTATTTACAGTTATGATGAGGCTCAGTACTACATGAAGTTGGCTATCTTTGAAGGAATTTGTAGTAGCtgttctattttttatgattatgtacACGAGCAGTGGTTAATTCCTCACAAGGAAAGGTTTGTTGAGGCGTGGACAAATAGAGTTATGCACTTTGGGAACACCACAACACAAAGGGTTGAGTCGGCACATTGGAGTTTGAAAAGGATATTACAAGATAGTATTGGTGATATATGCAGTGTTTGGGAAACCATCAATAGCATGATTGTATTACAACACAATGAGATAATAGCATCATTTGAAAAGAGCATCATTCAAAAGGTGCATCGCTATAGTAACAGATTATACGCGAATTTGCGTGGTGTTCTGTCAAAAAATGCAATTGATCACATTGCGGCAGAGTATGATCGCGTGAAGTATGTAAGTATTGATCAGACTGAGTGTCGTTGCACAATTAGGACAACACATGgtctaccttgtgcatgtgaaatAGCCAGGTATAGTATGATCCCACGTTCCATTCCATTAGACGCTATTCATGGTTGGTGGAGTAAATTAACTTTCCATGTTGATGCATCGAGTCAACCTTCAGAGTTATCTGTGAAACATGAAATAGATGTCATAGTGAAAAAGTTTGAAGAACTTGATGTACCTGGCAAAATTTCACTTAAAGGTAAATTACGAGAGATCGCGTATCCATCGACTACGTCGATGTTTCCACCAGTTGCCAAGGTTAAAACAAAAGGTGCACCAAAAAAAGACAAAAGTAAGGTatcaaaaagagataaatcaacCAAGCGTGATCCATCTTGGTGA